The following DNA comes from Cellulophaga sp. HaHa_2_95.
AAGCACTTCATGTTCTAAAAGGGCATGGTCAAATTACAGAAATTAATGTTGCAGAAACTTTAAAAGAGGTTCGACGCGCTTTATTAGATGCCGATGTCAATTTTAAAATAGCGAAAGAATTTACCAATACGGTAAAAGAAAAAGCGCTAGGTCAAGACGTTTTAACAGCGTTGCAGCCAGGTCAGTTAATGGTGAAGTTGGTAAAAGACGAACTTACCCAGTTGATGGGTGGAGACGTGGAAGGAATTAATTTATCTGGAGACCCCTCTGTAGTGTTAATGTCTGGTTTACAAGGTTCTGGTAAAACTACTTTTTCTGGAAAACTTGCTAGTTACCTAAAAACTAAAAAAACTAAAAAGCCATTATTAGTAGCTTGTGATGTTTATCGCCCAGCGGCAGTTGATCAGTTACATGTAGTTGGTGATCAAATAGGAGTTGAGGTTTTCTCTGACCGCGGCAATACAGATCCTGTAGCTATTTCAAAAGCGGGTATTGCGCATGCAAAAGCAAATGGTCATAATGTAGTCATTATCGATACTGCCGGTCGTTTAGCGGTAGATGAAGAGATGATGAATGAAATTGCTAATATTCATAAAGCAATTAACCCTCAAGAAACATTATTTGTTGTAGATGCTATGACGGGGCAAGATGCTGTAAATACAGCAAAAGCCTTTAATGATATTTTAAATTTTGATGGGGTTATCCTTACCAAATTAGATGGTGATACTCGTGGAGGAGCAGCAATCTCTATTAAATCTGTTGTAAATAAGCCAATTAAGTTTATTGGTACAGGAGAAAAAATGGATGCTATTGATGTGTTCT
Coding sequences within:
- the ffh gene encoding signal recognition particle protein; protein product: MFDNLSEKLDKALHVLKGHGQITEINVAETLKEVRRALLDADVNFKIAKEFTNTVKEKALGQDVLTALQPGQLMVKLVKDELTQLMGGDVEGINLSGDPSVVLMSGLQGSGKTTFSGKLASYLKTKKTKKPLLVACDVYRPAAVDQLHVVGDQIGVEVFSDRGNTDPVAISKAGIAHAKANGHNVVIIDTAGRLAVDEEMMNEIANIHKAINPQETLFVVDAMTGQDAVNTAKAFNDILNFDGVILTKLDGDTRGGAAISIKSVVNKPIKFIGTGEKMDAIDVFYPARMAERILGMGDVVSLVERAQEQFDEEESRKIQKKIAKNQFGFDDFLSQIQQIKKMGSIKDLMGMIPGAGKALKGLDIDDDAFKHVEAIIHSMTPLERATPAKLDASRKKRIAKGSGRSIQEINQLLKQFDQMSKMMKMMQGGGGKKMMQMMGAMKGMQ